A window from Exiguobacterium marinum DSM 16307 encodes these proteins:
- the ndk gene encoding nucleoside-diphosphate kinase, whose product MEKTFLMVKPDGVKRGLIGEIVSRFENKGYTLNRLKMVTPSVEVAEAHYAEHKEKPFFGELVEFLTSGPVVAMEWEGEDIVAVSRLMIGKTKPLDAQPGTIRGDFASTMSQNVIHGSDSVASAERELALWFAEIASHVS is encoded by the coding sequence ATGGAAAAGACATTTTTAATGGTTAAACCGGATGGGGTAAAACGTGGATTGATTGGGGAAATCGTCTCACGCTTTGAAAACAAAGGATATACGTTGAACCGTCTCAAAATGGTGACACCGTCAGTTGAGGTCGCGGAGGCACACTATGCAGAGCATAAAGAAAAACCATTCTTCGGTGAATTGGTAGAGTTTTTGACTTCTGGTCCGGTCGTTGCGATGGAATGGGAAGGTGAAGACATCGTAGCGGTCTCTCGTCTTATGATTGGCAAGACGAAGCCACTTGATGCGCAACCAGGAACAATTCGCGGCGATTTTGCATCGACGATGTCACAAAACGTGATTCATGGTTCTGATAGTGTGGCAAGCGCAGAGCGCGAACTTGCACTTTGGTTCGCTGAAATCGCCTCACACGTTTCATGA
- a CDS encoding lysophospholipid acyltransferase family protein, whose translation MSKPLNNGPFGMYRLATAVVNVIQRALFRVEFIGRENVPMDGSILVCSNHQSNWDPVLLACAIPKQRPLRFFAKKELFSVPVLKHILKRAGQIPVSRGEGDRQALRVVLQKLKEDEVISIFPEGTRSKDGTLGKAQAGVGFFAMRSEAHILPIAIIGKYKFRAKLRVIIGKPIDLSELKARKASAQEASDLIMDTIADLYLKHSLTK comes from the coding sequence ATGAGTAAACCATTAAACAATGGACCGTTCGGTATGTATCGGCTGGCAACAGCCGTCGTGAACGTCATTCAACGGGCATTATTCAGAGTCGAATTTATCGGACGAGAGAATGTCCCTATGGACGGGTCGATTCTCGTCTGCTCGAATCACCAATCGAATTGGGATCCCGTGCTTCTCGCGTGCGCCATTCCAAAGCAGCGTCCGCTCCGATTTTTTGCCAAGAAGGAACTTTTTAGTGTTCCGGTATTGAAGCATATTTTGAAGCGGGCAGGTCAGATTCCGGTGTCACGTGGGGAAGGTGACCGTCAAGCACTTCGTGTCGTGCTTCAAAAGTTGAAAGAGGATGAAGTCATCTCTATCTTTCCGGAAGGAACGCGATCAAAAGACGGTACGCTCGGGAAGGCACAAGCGGGTGTCGGATTCTTTGCGATGCGTTCGGAGGCGCACATCTTACCGATTGCCATCATTGGGAAATACAAGTTTCGTGCGAAACTCCGCGTCATCATCGGAAAGCCGATTGACTTGTCAGAACTGAAAGCACGTAAGGCAAGTGCGCAAGAAGCGTCCGATTTGATCATGGATACGATTGCTGACCTCTATTTAAAGCATTCACTCACGAAGTGA
- the aroC gene encoding chorismate synthase — protein sequence MRYLTAGESHGPGLTVIVEGAPAGLVVDIDQMNLELKKRQSGYGRGRRMQIESDQVEVRSGIRHGKTTGAPITFWIENKDHTHWKHVMQAESIEGDIEVKRRVSRPRPGHADLVGGLKYDHRDLRDVLERSSARETAARVAVGAFCKQLLQQVGMSLFSYVKVIGGEKADMQTFDSLEETLEIIDASPVRTFDTKAAERMMQRIDEAKANGDSIGGIVCTEVHGVVPGLGSYVQYDRKLDAKIAQAVMSVNAFKGVEFGDGFEMAYRPGSEVMDPIAYGDEGYTRLSNHLGGFEGGMTTGMPIVCSAVMKPIPTLYKPLQSVDIDTKEAFLAQIERSDSCAVPAASLVVEAVIAFEIAKEVCETFGHDTMERISRRVEDYREEIRIW from the coding sequence ATGCGTTATTTGACAGCTGGTGAATCACATGGTCCGGGACTGACGGTCATCGTAGAAGGTGCACCTGCAGGACTTGTCGTAGACATTGATCAGATGAATCTTGAATTGAAGAAGCGGCAGTCCGGATATGGGCGAGGACGTCGCATGCAAATCGAGTCTGATCAAGTGGAGGTTCGTTCTGGTATTCGACATGGGAAGACAACCGGTGCCCCAATCACTTTTTGGATTGAAAATAAAGATCATACGCACTGGAAACATGTGATGCAAGCAGAATCGATTGAAGGCGACATCGAGGTGAAGCGTCGCGTCTCACGACCGAGACCTGGACATGCGGACCTAGTTGGTGGATTAAAGTATGACCATCGAGACTTGCGAGATGTTTTAGAACGCTCGAGTGCGCGAGAAACGGCAGCCCGTGTCGCAGTCGGGGCTTTTTGTAAGCAACTGCTTCAACAAGTTGGGATGTCACTCTTTAGCTATGTAAAAGTGATTGGTGGGGAGAAGGCAGACATGCAGACGTTCGATTCGTTAGAAGAAACTTTGGAGATTATCGACGCATCACCTGTACGTACATTTGATACGAAAGCTGCAGAAAGAATGATGCAACGAATCGATGAAGCGAAAGCGAATGGGGACTCGATTGGCGGAATCGTCTGTACCGAAGTGCACGGTGTCGTTCCTGGTCTAGGCTCTTACGTACAATACGATCGAAAACTGGATGCGAAAATCGCGCAAGCTGTCATGAGTGTCAATGCTTTCAAAGGTGTCGAATTTGGGGACGGATTCGAGATGGCGTATCGGCCTGGTTCGGAAGTAATGGACCCGATTGCTTATGGAGATGAGGGGTATACCCGACTCAGTAATCACCTCGGCGGATTCGAAGGCGGGATGACAACGGGTATGCCGATTGTCTGTTCAGCGGTCATGAAACCGATTCCGACGCTCTACAAACCGCTTCAATCCGTCGATATTGATACAAAAGAGGCATTCCTTGCTCAAATTGAACGGAGTGACTCGTGTGCTGTACCTGCAGCATCCCTCGTCGTCGAGGCGGTCATCGCGTTTGAAATCGCGAAGGAAGTGTGTGAGACGTTCGGACATGATACGATGGAACGAATCAGTCGCCGTGTCGAGGATTACCGGGAGGAGATACGCATATGGTGA
- a CDS encoding heptaprenyl diphosphate synthase component 1: MEKLTNEFVVTDLARQIETRMNHPYLTKHEVVPAIDMLLLRWMVEMIDLESIEHRQLVMATYFAHQALELHDQVNSSPRGSLARQLKVLAGDFASAQFYKILTDFPSSYGDRFGQSVQRVNAAKCTLLLEKNASMTVWLEANIGLIQTLSELIKQPYLTTSGKQVIEKKATTLRQDQKEQLTTLLAYAVA, translated from the coding sequence ATGGAAAAGTTGACAAATGAATTTGTTGTCACAGACCTTGCTCGTCAAATCGAAACACGTATGAATCATCCCTATTTGACGAAACACGAGGTGGTACCAGCCATCGACATGCTGTTGCTTCGTTGGATGGTCGAGATGATTGATTTGGAATCGATTGAGCATCGACAACTCGTGATGGCAACCTATTTTGCACATCAAGCGCTCGAATTACACGATCAAGTGAACAGTAGTCCGAGAGGGTCTCTAGCCCGCCAATTAAAAGTGCTCGCTGGCGACTTTGCTTCGGCTCAGTTTTATAAAATCTTGACAGACTTTCCATCGTCATATGGTGACCGGTTTGGGCAGTCCGTACAGCGCGTCAATGCGGCGAAGTGTACCTTGTTGCTCGAGAAGAACGCCTCGATGACTGTTTGGCTTGAAGCAAACATCGGATTGATTCAAACACTTTCCGAATTGATTAAACAACCTTATTTAACAACGAGTGGGAAACAAGTGATTGAAAAGAAAGCGACAACCCTCAGGCAAGACCAAAAAGAGCAACTGACGACGTTGCTCGCATATGCGGTCGCTTAG
- a CDS encoding DUF2768 domain-containing protein: MTPSLIKMWISFAGIGAFAVAALMVAISHTKLTGWFATLVRIIAFIIFLFGTVIMIFVVVSGPTGG; this comes from the coding sequence GTGACACCGTCACTCATCAAAATGTGGATTTCATTTGCAGGGATCGGTGCTTTTGCCGTTGCTGCATTAATGGTCGCCATCAGTCATACGAAACTGACCGGTTGGTTTGCGACTCTTGTAAGAATAATCGCGTTCATCATTTTCTTGTTTGGGACTGTTATTATGATTTTTGTCGTCGTCTCAGGACCGACGGGAGGATAA
- a CDS encoding NAD(P)H-dependent glycerol-3-phosphate dehydrogenase — MANVAVIGAGSWGTAISLVLADNGHDVLLYGREQEHVDEINSSHTNSFYLKDAPLPESIRATTDMKEALDDRSIVFLVVPSSAIRPVSKELNSLLTKPVTIVHAAKGIEPKTHKRLSEIIAEEIEPSKRRAIGVLTGPTHAEEVAVRKPTTITIACEDLDVADEVQELLTNDQFRVYLNSDVVGAEYGGALKNIIALAAGMTDGLGYGDNAKAALMTRGIVEIARLGVKLGANPASFSGLTGIGDLIVTATSQHSRNWRAGNAIGRGEKLEDVLGNMGMVVEGVRACEAAHFLAKDAGVEMPITEALYNVLFEGKSPHDEVKKLMRRPQKHEMEQVFHFEE; from the coding sequence ATGGCAAACGTAGCTGTCATAGGAGCGGGAAGCTGGGGAACGGCCATCTCGCTCGTCTTAGCGGATAATGGACACGATGTCCTGCTCTATGGACGTGAACAGGAACATGTCGATGAGATCAACTCGTCGCACACCAACTCGTTTTATTTGAAAGATGCGCCATTACCGGAATCGATTCGTGCGACGACGGATATGAAAGAAGCGCTCGACGATCGTAGCATCGTCTTTCTTGTCGTCCCGAGTTCGGCAATTCGTCCGGTCTCAAAAGAGCTAAACTCGCTGTTGACGAAGCCTGTCACGATTGTCCATGCCGCGAAGGGGATTGAACCGAAGACGCATAAGCGTCTCTCAGAAATCATCGCAGAAGAAATCGAACCATCGAAACGCCGGGCAATCGGCGTATTGACAGGTCCGACACATGCGGAGGAGGTCGCGGTTCGAAAACCGACGACCATCACGATCGCCTGTGAGGACCTCGATGTCGCGGACGAAGTGCAGGAGTTGCTCACAAACGATCAGTTCCGTGTGTACTTGAACTCAGACGTCGTTGGTGCTGAATATGGCGGAGCGCTCAAAAATATCATCGCCCTCGCTGCCGGAATGACAGACGGACTTGGCTATGGGGATAATGCGAAAGCAGCCCTCATGACCCGTGGGATTGTTGAAATTGCAAGGCTTGGCGTGAAACTCGGTGCGAACCCTGCTTCTTTCTCGGGCCTCACTGGAATCGGAGACTTGATTGTGACAGCAACGTCACAACATAGTCGAAACTGGCGAGCGGGAAATGCGATTGGACGCGGTGAGAAGCTTGAAGACGTTCTAGGCAATATGGGAATGGTCGTCGAAGGTGTTCGGGCTTGTGAGGCGGCTCACTTTCTTGCGAAAGATGCAGGTGTCGAGATGCCGATCACGGAAGCACTTTATAATGTGTTGTTCGAAGGCAAGAGCCCTCATGATGAAGTGAAAAAACTAATGAGACGACCACAAAAGCACGAGATGGAACAAGTCTTTCATTTCGAAGAATAA
- the der gene encoding ribosome biogenesis GTPase Der — MGIPAVAIVGRPNIGKSTIFNRIIGDRVSIVDDKPGVTRDRIYGTGEWLNRKFHLIDTGGIEIGDEPLLVQMRHQAELAIDEADVIIFMVNGREGITAADEEVANLLFRSNKPIVLAVNKVDNFEMRDLMYEFYSLGFGDPFPISGTHGLGLGDLLDQVFELAPEKDDYEYNDDVIQFSLIGRPNVGKSSLTNSILGEDRVIVSNIAGTTRDAIDTPFTRDGQEYVIIDTAGMRKRGKVYESTERYSVMRAQKAIERSNVVLVVLDGEEGIIEQDKRVAGLAHEAGKAIVIVVNKWDAVEKDDKTMKKMEEKIRQEFLFLDYAPIVFLSALKSKRLQTLLPVIKQVAETHRRRISTSVLNDVIVDAVAMNPTPTDKGQRLKINYATQVAIEPPTFVLFVNDPELLHFSYKRYLDNQIRKAFDFTGTPIHIVARQKN; from the coding sequence ATGGGAATTCCAGCAGTGGCCATCGTTGGCCGACCGAATATCGGGAAATCCACAATTTTTAACCGCATCATCGGAGATCGTGTCTCGATCGTTGATGATAAGCCAGGCGTTACACGTGACCGTATTTACGGTACAGGAGAGTGGCTAAATCGTAAGTTCCATTTAATCGATACAGGTGGTATCGAAATAGGGGATGAGCCGTTGCTCGTTCAAATGCGTCATCAAGCAGAACTTGCAATCGATGAAGCAGATGTCATCATCTTTATGGTGAATGGTCGTGAAGGAATCACAGCAGCCGATGAAGAAGTGGCGAACTTGTTGTTCCGCTCGAACAAACCGATCGTTCTTGCCGTGAACAAAGTGGACAACTTTGAAATGCGAGATCTTATGTATGAGTTCTATTCACTTGGATTTGGGGACCCGTTCCCGATTTCTGGGACACACGGTCTCGGTCTTGGAGATTTACTCGACCAAGTATTTGAACTCGCTCCAGAAAAAGACGACTATGAATATAACGACGATGTCATTCAGTTTTCGTTGATTGGTCGTCCGAACGTCGGGAAGTCTAGTTTGACAAACTCGATTCTTGGTGAAGATCGTGTCATCGTCTCAAATATTGCCGGTACGACACGCGACGCAATCGACACGCCATTCACACGTGATGGACAAGAATATGTCATCATCGATACGGCGGGTATGCGTAAACGCGGGAAAGTATACGAATCGACAGAGCGTTACAGTGTTATGCGTGCTCAGAAAGCAATTGAGCGCTCGAACGTTGTCCTCGTCGTCCTCGACGGTGAAGAAGGTATCATTGAACAGGACAAACGCGTTGCAGGTCTCGCGCATGAAGCTGGGAAAGCGATTGTCATCGTCGTCAACAAATGGGATGCCGTCGAAAAAGATGACAAGACGATGAAGAAGATGGAAGAAAAGATTCGTCAAGAATTCTTGTTCCTTGATTATGCACCGATCGTCTTCTTATCAGCGCTCAAGTCGAAACGCTTACAGACATTGTTGCCTGTCATCAAACAAGTGGCAGAAACACATCGTCGTCGTATCTCGACGAGCGTGTTGAACGATGTCATCGTCGACGCGGTCGCGATGAACCCGACACCGACGGATAAAGGACAGCGATTGAAGATTAACTATGCGACTCAAGTTGCTATCGAACCACCGACATTCGTCTTGTTCGTCAACGACCCTGAATTGTTACATTTCTCTTATAAACGTTATTTAGATAATCAAATTCGTAAAGCATTTGACTTCACCGGGACACCGATTCATATCGTGGCTCGTCAGAAAAACTAA
- a CDS encoding polyprenyl synthetase family protein — protein sequence MSLKRLYRHMNREIDQIDQFLSTRVRTDHPVIESASRQLLDAGGKRIRPAFVLLSAGFGETKDIRLTKVASSLELIHMASLVHDDVIDDAMLRRGKPTVMERYDETVAMYTGNTLFGEAIRLVSEIESPQVMRIMADTMERICVGEINQIQDQYEWAQSPKRYLDRIARKTALLIETSCAAGAVISGASPQVVKQLSLFGYDIGMAFQMTDDLLDFTAKSFQLGKPVGEDLKHGHKTLPLLYSSEDPGFYDRLRRVNASTDSEVTKSLVREVQQNGTLERSQHTIDRYVNRAISRLEGLPDVPDKRSLIEIAQYIGKRKW from the coding sequence ATGTCTTTGAAGCGACTTTATCGTCATATGAACCGAGAGATTGATCAAATCGATCAATTTTTATCTACTCGAGTCAGGACGGACCACCCCGTCATTGAATCAGCATCGCGCCAACTCCTCGATGCGGGTGGCAAACGCATCCGACCAGCCTTCGTCCTATTGAGCGCAGGGTTCGGTGAGACGAAAGATATCCGTTTGACGAAAGTTGCCTCAAGTCTTGAGTTGATTCATATGGCATCACTCGTCCATGACGACGTCATCGATGATGCGATGCTCCGTCGCGGAAAACCGACCGTAATGGAGCGATATGATGAAACAGTGGCGATGTATACAGGGAATACGTTATTTGGAGAGGCGATTCGTCTCGTATCCGAAATTGAGTCACCGCAAGTGATGCGAATTATGGCAGATACGATGGAACGTATTTGTGTAGGTGAAATCAATCAAATCCAAGATCAATACGAATGGGCACAATCACCAAAGCGATATTTAGATCGAATTGCACGAAAGACTGCTCTTTTGATTGAAACGAGTTGTGCGGCTGGCGCCGTCATTTCAGGAGCATCTCCTCAAGTGGTGAAACAGTTGAGCCTGTTCGGATATGATATCGGCATGGCGTTTCAAATGACGGACGACTTGTTGGATTTTACGGCGAAAAGCTTTCAACTCGGCAAACCAGTCGGTGAAGATTTAAAACACGGTCATAAGACTTTGCCACTCCTTTATTCTTCTGAAGACCCAGGTTTTTATGATCGTCTTCGCCGGGTGAACGCGTCAACGGATTCGGAAGTGACGAAGTCTCTCGTACGGGAAGTGCAACAAAATGGAACGCTAGAACGAAGTCAACACACGATTGACCGATATGTCAATCGTGCCATCAGCCGGTTAGAAGGGTTGCCAGATGTCCCTGATAAGCGATCGTTGATTGAAATTGCACAATATATTGGAAAGCGTAAATGGTAA
- a CDS encoding demethylmenaquinone methyltransferase: MQPIEKEQKVYEVFQSISPSYDTMNSIISFRLHKWWRRTTMKKMNVFPGAKCLDVCCGTADWTIQLANAAGNTGVVKGLDFSENMLKVGEEKVKSWSNIELLHGNAMALPFGDHSFDYVTIGFGLRNVPDYMTVLHEMHRVLKPGGTVVCLETSQPTAPVFKELYRFYFGTVMPLFGKMFAGSYDQYKWLQESTDQFPDRLKLKRMFEEAGFEQVEVKTFSGGACAMHLGKKW; encoded by the coding sequence TTGCAACCGATAGAAAAAGAGCAAAAAGTATACGAAGTATTTCAGTCCATTTCTCCTAGCTACGATACGATGAACTCGATTATCAGCTTCCGACTTCATAAATGGTGGCGACGGACAACGATGAAAAAAATGAACGTCTTTCCGGGGGCTAAATGTCTAGATGTTTGTTGCGGGACAGCCGACTGGACGATTCAATTGGCGAACGCTGCCGGAAATACGGGTGTCGTCAAAGGTCTCGACTTTTCAGAAAACATGCTAAAAGTTGGAGAAGAAAAGGTGAAATCATGGTCGAACATCGAGTTACTTCACGGCAATGCGATGGCACTGCCATTTGGAGATCACTCATTTGATTACGTCACGATCGGATTTGGACTGCGGAACGTTCCGGATTACATGACGGTATTGCATGAAATGCATCGGGTCTTGAAACCGGGAGGGACGGTCGTCTGTCTTGAGACAAGCCAACCGACAGCACCGGTCTTTAAAGAATTGTATCGATTTTATTTTGGGACGGTCATGCCGTTATTCGGTAAAATGTTTGCCGGGTCATATGATCAGTATAAGTGGCTCCAAGAATCGACCGACCAATTTCCGGATCGTTTGAAGCTCAAACGCATGTTCGAAGAGGCCGGGTTTGAACAAGTCGAAGTGAAGACATTCTCCGGAGGTGCATGTGCCATGCATCTAGGAAAGAAGTGGTGA
- a CDS encoding CheR family methyltransferase — protein MNDYAIFVKKFYIKSGIDLNLYKEAQMKRRMVALREKKGYASFLEYLKAMDMDRQLYEEFLDRMTINVSEFYRNPIRWQQLEEDILPYLIRSSKGKLRVWSAACSTGEEPYSLAMLLSKHLAPSQFSIMATDLDDVVIEKAKQGKYHERALIDLPVEFQKRYFTRRGEDYFISDEIKQLVTFKKHNLLADVYERNFDLIVCRNVLIYFTEDAKGKVYSSFQRALRPGGMLFVGGTEQIFQPKRYGYAMKQSFFYEKIDG, from the coding sequence ATGAATGATTATGCCATCTTCGTAAAAAAGTTTTATATCAAGTCTGGTATTGACTTGAATTTATATAAAGAGGCGCAGATGAAGCGTCGAATGGTCGCCTTGCGTGAAAAGAAAGGGTATGCATCGTTCCTTGAATATTTGAAGGCGATGGATATGGATCGTCAGTTATACGAGGAATTTCTTGACCGGATGACGATCAATGTGAGTGAATTTTACCGTAACCCGATTCGGTGGCAACAGCTAGAAGAGGATATTCTGCCTTATTTGATCCGTTCGAGTAAAGGGAAGCTTCGCGTGTGGAGTGCTGCCTGTTCGACAGGAGAAGAGCCCTACTCGCTCGCCATGTTACTGTCAAAACATTTGGCTCCATCTCAATTTTCAATCATGGCTACAGATTTAGATGATGTCGTCATCGAAAAGGCGAAACAAGGAAAGTATCATGAACGGGCACTGATTGACTTACCCGTTGAGTTTCAAAAGCGTTACTTTACGCGTCGTGGGGAGGACTATTTCATCTCAGACGAAATTAAGCAACTGGTTACGTTCAAAAAACATAACCTATTAGCGGATGTATATGAACGAAACTTCGACTTGATCGTCTGTCGAAATGTATTGATTTACTTCACAGAAGATGCGAAAGGAAAAGTATATTCGTCGTTTCAACGGGCGTTACGTCCTGGTGGGATGTTATTTGTCGGTGGAACCGAACAAATTTTCCAGCCAAAGCGTTATGGCTATGCGATGAAACAAAGTTTCTTTTACGAAAAAATAGATGGATGA
- the rpsA gene encoding 30S ribosomal protein S1, with translation MVEEMKDMPDFEINRGQIVTGTVVKIEDKQALIDIGYKTEAILPISEVSSMHLDDLNESLQVNDEIRVKVKKVTDEEVVVSKKDVDAEAAWDRIVEKFESGEVFEVMVKDKVKGGLVVDIGIRGFIPASLVESHFVEDFSSYLNNPITVKVVEIDREKNRVILSHKAVVEAEMSAKKSETLESLEVGQVIEGTVQRLTDFGAFVDIGGVDGLVHISEMAHSRVEKPSDVVTEGDRVKVKVLGLDLDNEKVKLSIKETQPGPWETIEGKIQPGDVIEGTVKRLVTFGAFVEVAPQVEGLLHISQIANRHIATPSEVLSEGQEVKVKVLDVHLDDKKISLSMRALESSEPTRQDDDQALLDEYSDQGGFSVSELTGDDSSDDSK, from the coding sequence ATGGTCGAAGAAATGAAAGATATGCCTGATTTTGAAATTAATCGTGGTCAGATTGTGACCGGAACAGTCGTCAAAATCGAGGATAAGCAAGCGCTGATCGATATCGGTTATAAAACCGAAGCGATTTTGCCAATTAGCGAAGTATCAAGCATGCATCTAGACGATTTAAACGAATCACTCCAAGTGAACGACGAGATTCGTGTCAAAGTAAAAAAAGTCACGGACGAAGAAGTGGTCGTTTCGAAAAAGGACGTCGATGCCGAAGCAGCTTGGGATCGAATCGTCGAAAAATTCGAATCGGGTGAAGTGTTTGAAGTGATGGTAAAAGATAAGGTCAAAGGTGGCCTTGTCGTCGATATCGGAATTCGTGGGTTTATCCCTGCATCCCTTGTCGAAAGTCACTTCGTTGAAGACTTCTCGTCATACTTGAACAATCCAATTACCGTAAAAGTCGTCGAGATTGACCGCGAAAAAAATCGCGTCATCTTGTCACATAAAGCAGTTGTCGAAGCAGAAATGAGCGCGAAGAAATCGGAAACGCTCGAATCGCTTGAAGTTGGTCAAGTAATCGAAGGAACGGTTCAACGATTGACAGATTTCGGTGCGTTCGTCGATATCGGTGGCGTGGACGGTCTCGTTCACATCTCTGAAATGGCTCATAGCCGTGTCGAGAAGCCGAGCGATGTCGTAACAGAAGGCGATCGTGTCAAAGTGAAAGTTCTCGGACTCGATTTAGATAATGAAAAAGTGAAACTTTCGATTAAAGAAACGCAACCAGGCCCGTGGGAAACCATCGAAGGGAAAATCCAACCAGGGGACGTGATTGAAGGAACGGTCAAACGTCTCGTAACGTTCGGTGCGTTCGTTGAAGTCGCGCCGCAAGTGGAAGGACTCCTTCATATCTCACAAATTGCGAATCGTCACATCGCAACGCCATCTGAAGTATTGTCAGAAGGCCAGGAAGTGAAAGTGAAAGTGTTGGACGTTCATCTTGACGATAAGAAAATCTCATTGTCGATGCGTGCACTCGAATCATCTGAACCGACTCGTCAAGATGATGACCAAGCGTTGCTCGATGAATATAGCGACCAAGGAGGATTCTCTGTTTCTGAATTGACAGGGGATGACTCTTCGGACGACTCAAAATAA
- a CDS encoding HU family DNA-binding protein codes for MNKTELIQAVTEKADVSKKEATKIVEATFESITEALQNGEKIQLIGFGTFEVRERAARKGRNPRTKEDIEIPASKVPAFKAGKALKDAVK; via the coding sequence ATGAACAAAACTGAATTGATCCAAGCTGTTACTGAGAAAGCCGATGTTTCTAAAAAAGAAGCAACGAAAATCGTAGAAGCTACGTTTGAATCAATCACTGAAGCACTCCAAAACGGTGAGAAAATTCAATTGATCGGTTTTGGTACTTTTGAAGTTCGTGAGCGTGCTGCCCGTAAAGGTCGTAACCCACGTACAAAAGAAGATATCGAAATCCCAGCGAGTAAAGTTCCTGCATTTAAAGCAGGTAAAGCGCTCAAAGATGCGGTCAAGTAA
- a CDS encoding 3-dehydroquinate synthase encodes MVTIPIAASTPYDVVVDDQDRWIKTIELSGYPILWVVTDEHVDSLYGNSFRTQLEQVHSHVVWSVVEAGDASKSLTHLEHLVAEGLSHGCDRHSLIVAFGGGMIGDLAGFLASVYMRGVPYIQVPTTILAHDSAVGGKVAVNHPLAKNAIGAFYQPIGVNYNVSRLKSLPVQEVRSGLGELLKHAYLSRYVLETSFEDDLFLALTDVEQIDWVCWLARGIEVKRAIVETDEREQGIRAWLNFGHTFGHALESVETYRIPHGEAVLHGMVFAFLLSGDEVRAKRLFDWMRLNDVTPIDWKPFSYYVDKMVRDKKNRNGSIRFVLLRESITVEPVALELLQRTFEQMKGWWER; translated from the coding sequence ATGGTGACGATTCCAATTGCGGCATCGACCCCGTATGATGTCGTCGTCGATGATCAAGACCGGTGGATTAAAACGATTGAGTTATCAGGTTATCCGATACTTTGGGTCGTCACGGACGAACATGTCGATTCTCTATACGGGAACTCATTTCGTACACAGTTGGAACAAGTGCATTCACACGTCGTCTGGTCCGTCGTTGAGGCGGGTGATGCGTCAAAGTCGTTAACCCATCTAGAACATCTTGTCGCGGAAGGGTTAAGTCACGGATGCGATCGTCACTCACTGATTGTCGCCTTCGGCGGTGGGATGATTGGTGACTTGGCTGGCTTTTTAGCAAGCGTCTACATGCGTGGTGTTCCTTACATACAAGTTCCGACGACGATTTTAGCCCATGATTCCGCTGTTGGTGGCAAAGTTGCGGTCAACCATCCACTTGCGAAAAATGCGATTGGGGCGTTTTATCAACCGATTGGAGTCAATTATAATGTGTCTCGACTCAAATCCTTACCGGTTCAAGAAGTGCGGAGTGGTCTCGGTGAACTGTTGAAACATGCGTATTTGTCACGTTACGTCCTCGAAACCTCTTTCGAGGACGACTTGTTTTTAGCTTTGACGGATGTTGAACAAATCGATTGGGTTTGTTGGCTTGCCCGTGGAATTGAAGTGAAACGAGCGATAGTCGAAACAGATGAGCGAGAACAAGGGATTCGAGCTTGGCTTAATTTCGGACACACATTCGGACATGCCCTTGAATCAGTCGAAACTTATCGCATCCCACATGGTGAAGCAGTATTGCATGGTATGGTGTTCGCCTTTTTACTGTCCGGGGATGAAGTCCGGGCCAAGCGTTTGTTCGATTGGATGCGTTTGAATGATGTCACGCCGATCGACTGGAAACCGTTCTCTTATTATGTGGACAAAATGGTTCGGGATAAAAAGAATCGTAATGGGTCGATTCGTTTTGTATTACTTCGTGAATCAATTACTGTTGAACCGGTGGCGCTAGAGCTCCTTCAACGTACGTTTGAGCAGATGAAAGGATGGTGGGAACGATGA